A window of Mytilus edulis chromosome 10, xbMytEdul2.2, whole genome shotgun sequence contains these coding sequences:
- the LOC139493143 gene encoding SWI/SNF-related matrix-associated actin-dependent regulator of chromatin subfamily A containing DEAD/H box 1A-like isoform X3: MSGNPKLNTLLQYRFIKKPVNKIQSDNSDEGSENSQENQPSDPVDTCSSTPTLNGNSQTTVPETPEIPTSPSSPVFQQKSKLIKKNVIESDEEVESSGDWLSKDQGIMTNGNGCQSTKSASKRKQKLDVRNELNESSDDEELDGGQTDKVRQIKDMFPQASTKDAVAVLRIKLWNTEDAVDIFMSGRVQETLNPPMKKKRVIRFNSSDSEQSAPPRKKCRRVESSDSEDMDSQSTVSYSQTADSQATVEYNIDSQQTIPGSQDQKEQIKFLVEAYPEKSKKYLRKLLSKHNWSIEAATEKLEQVAKRSTDDYADALDDEDDNYDSDECVDSEDSIDEEDTGQRAVILAFFDDASLEQLSTMPGVSKRKAEIIEGLKPFKTWDKLVKSFTTTKGLSYDVIHGCNEIIRVRNVVIKLMEKCEKISKNMESIVSYLTNKQELEDSDNDDIQIKKQPGNLNPSYQLKPFQMVGLNWLRIMHTQHLNGILADEMGLGKTIQTIAFLAHLLEEGERGPHVIIVPSSTIDNWLRELHTWCPDLKPLIYYGSMDDRRSVRQSLLYDNYDNYNVIITTYNMATGNVEDRSLFKKLGFHYAIFDEGHMLKNMSSMRYQNLMKINAERRLLLTGTPLQNNLLELMSLLSFVMPEIFSGKTEHLKKIFSMITRAGDDKSKYSAERIAQAKRIMKPFLLRRLKSEVQKQLPKKSEELIRCEMTPEQKISYDQTVKTFAQRLKEEGNDMLKGGGASILMQLRKIANHPLLLRNHFSDDKLRKMSKIIAKEPSHIDRGALPQLIYEDLQVMHDFEIMNLIDHYRSYLGQFQLDQSVIGESGKFIKLKQLLHDQKEKGEKVLIFSQFTMLMDIMEKFLKQEKYKYLRLDGQTPVTERQDLIDKFSNDDSLFIFMLSTRAGGMGINLTAASTVILHDIDFNPYNDKQAEDRCHRVGQTREVSIIRLISKDTVEEAMLRCAQEKLKLEKDITTDEGSESGSSKDVASLLRQALADSSV; encoded by the exons ATGAGTGGCAATCCTAAACTAAACACCTTGCTACAGTACAGATTTATTAAGAAACCTGTAAACAAGATCCAGTCAGACAACAGTGATGAGGGATCAGAAAACAGCCAAGAAAATCAACCTTCAGACCCTGTAGATACATGCAGTTCAACACCAACTCTAAACG gGAATTCCCAGACAACAGTACCAGAAACTCCAGAGATTCCCACTAGTCCCTCATCTCCAGTGTTTCAACAGAAAAGTAAACTGATCAAGAAAAATGTGATAGAATCTGATGAGGAGGTGGAGTCGTCCGGTGATTGGTTGTCCAAAGATCAAGGCATCATGACAAATGGCAATGGTTGTCAAAG TACAAAGTCAGCTTCCAAAAGAAAACAGAAGTTAGATGTTAGGAATGAACTTAATGAATCTTCTGATGATGAAGAACTTGATGGAGGACAAACAGACAAGGTCAGACAGATAAAAGATATGTTCCCACAAGCCAGTACTAAAGATGCTGTGGCTGTTCTCAGGATAAAGTTATGGAACACTGAAGATGCTGTTGATATATTTATGTCAGGAAGAGTTCAAG AAACATTAAATCCACCAATGAAGAAGAAACGAGTTATCAGATTTAACAGTAGTGACTCAGAACAGTCAGCTCCTCCAAGGAAAAAGTGCCGTCGTGTTGAGTCTAGCGATAGTGAAGACATGGACAGTCAATCGACTGTCTCATATTCTCAGACGGCAGACAGTCAAGCTACAGTGGAGTATAACATAGACAGTCAGCAAACAATACCAGGTTCTCAGGATCAAAAGGAGCAGATTAAATTCCTTGTGGAAGCTTATCCTGAAAAatctaaaaaa TACTTGAGAAAATTGTTATCGAAGCATAATTGGTCTATTGAGGCTGCAACAGAAAAACTTGAACAAGTAGCTAAAAGGTCTACGGATGATTATGCTG ATGCTTTAGATGATGAAGATGACAATTATGATAGTGATGAATGTGTAGACAGTGAAGACAGTATTGAT GAAGAAGACACTGGACAGAGAGCTGTCATTCTGGCATTCTTTGATGATGCTTCATTAGAACAACTTAGTACTATGCCTGGAGTATCCAAAAGGAAAGCAGAGATTATAGAAGGACTCAAACCATTTAAAACATGGGATAAACTG gttaaGAGTTTCACCACAACAAAAGGTTTATCCTATGATGTGATCCATGGTTGTAATGAGATTATCCGAGTCAGAAATGTTGTGATCAAACTAATGGAGAAATGTGAGAAAATATCTAAGAACATGGAGAGTATAGTCTCCTATTTGACAAATAAACAGGAGTTAGAAGATTCTGATAATGATGATATACAGATCAAAAAACAACCAGGCAATCTAAACCCAAG ctaTCAGTTGAAACCTTTCCAGATGGTTGGACTGAATTGGTTAAGAATAATGCATACCCAGCATCTAAATGGTATCCTAGCAGATGAAATG GGTTTGGGTAAGACTATTCAGACAATAGCATTCCTTGCACATTTGTTAGAGGAAGGAGAGAGGGGACCACATGTTATTATCGTACCATCATCTACAATAG aCAATTGGTTGAGAGAGTTACATACTTGGTGTCCAGATTTAAAGCCCTTGATTTATTATGGCTCTATGGATGACAGGAGATCTGTCAGACAGTCACTTCTATATGACAATTATGACAACTACAATGTAATAATCACTAC ATACAATATGGCTACTGGCAATGTTGAAGATCGATCTCTGTTTAAGAAGCTAGGCTTTCATTATGCTATATTTGATGAAGGTCACATGTTGAAAAATATGTCCTCCATGAGGTATCAAAATCTAATGAAAATCAAT gCTGAGAGAAGACTGTTGCTCACAGGAACACCATTACAGAATAATCTACTAGAACTAATGTCTCTGTTAAGTTTTGTTATGCCAGAAATATTCTCTGGGAAAACTGAACATCTTAAAAAGATATTTTCTATGATAACT AGAGCCGGTGATGATAAAAGCAAGTATAGTGCAGAGAGAATAGCTCAAGCTAAACGTATCATGAAACCATTTTTACTGAGACGTCTTAAATCAGAG GTCCAGAAACAGTTGCCTAAGAAATCAGAAGAATTGATCCGATGTGAAATGACTCCTGAACAAAAAATAAGCTATGACCAGACTGTGAAAACTTTTGCACAGAGACTCAAAGAAGAAGGGAATGACATGTTAAAAGGAGGCGGAGCGTCTATATTGATGCAGCTACGCAAAATAGCTAATCATCCTTTGTTACTACGGAATCATTTCAGTGACGATAAACTTAGaaaaatgtccaaaattattGCTAAG GAACCATCACATATTGACAGAGGAGCTTTGCCACAACTGATTTATGAAGATCTGCAAGTTATGcatgattttgaaattatgaatCTCATTGACCATTACAGG AGTTATTTAGGACAATTCCAGCTTGACCAATCAGTAATAGGAGAATCTGGgaaatttatcaaattaaaacaattattacaTGACCAAAAGGAAAAG GGAGAGAAAGTTCTTATATTTAGTCAGTTTACTATGTTAATGGACATTATGgagaaatttttaaaacaagagaaatataaatatttaagattgGATGGCCAGACACCTGTCACAGAAAG ACAAGACTTAATAGATAAATTCTCCAACGATGACAGTTTGTTTATCTTCATGCTGTCTACCCGAGCTGGAGGTATGGGGATTAATCTAACAGCTGCCAGTACAGTTATTCTGCATGATATAGACTTCAATCCATATAATGATAAACAAGCAGAGGACAG GTGTCATAGAGTGGGACAGACAAG
- the LOC139493146 gene encoding uncharacterized protein → MFNTLRKVFVCWSIAIIFTQLNNEYVCSEHIYTSPIGNHSNCGSKPNVSQWNKYNFPNPQNDIQLDYCGRNCKASWICDPDRILSQDEADSLEDTINRTVQDFFCNCSSCPNGQGFYSISVGVVRQIGNDNMNLSDIDELGSEFSDHLRLQKWKFSPCDIEVVVVLSQKDRLIWVSIGNTVIQNLSSSFEYRIRNETYNMLQSGLYGEALIYVIKEVGELFSIGGRALSYKWYTQEAQGLPSEALIAGIVVFVVLFVYATFMVRKDLKKTREKENPSLRIKKRKYFLKSRKERKRLADERGRLAKIDIEKTTEVTTEQHSTDELSIDLSERAKFIIEEPHYSPCVTITVTNADGTSKDFEEHAL, encoded by the exons atgtTTAATACATTACGGAAAGTGTTCGTATGCTGGAGCATTGCAATTATTTTTACCCAACTTAACAATGAATATGTTTGTTCGGAACACATATACACATCACCAATAGGGAATCATTCAAACTGCGGAAGCAAGCCTAATGTATCACAATGGAATAAGTACAATTTTCCGAATCCCCAAAATGATATACAACTGGACTACTGTGGACGGAACTGTAAAGCCTCGTGGATTTGTGATCCTGATCGTATACTTAGTCAAGACGAAG CTGATAGCCTAGAGGATACCATTAACAGAACTGTACAAGACtttttctgtaattgttccagttgTCCAAATGGTCAAGGCTTTTACAGTATTTCCGTCGGAGTAGTCAGACAAATTGGAAATGACAATAT gaaccTTTCCGATATAGATGAATTAGGTTCAGAGTTTTCGGATCATCTTAGGTTACAGAAATGGAAATTCAGCCCATGTGACATTGAAGTGGTTGTTGTTTTATCACAGAAGGATAGGCTG ATTTGGGTTTCAATTGGAAATACGGTAATACAAAACTTGTCCAGCTCCTTCGAGTATAGAATACGGAATGAAACCTATAACATGTTACAGTCTGGATTGTATGGTGAAGCCTTAATTTACGTGATCAAGGAAGTTGG GGAACTGTTCTCCATTGGTGGTCGAGCTTTATCATATAAGTGGTATACACAAGAAGCCCAAGGACTGCCATCAGAAGCTTTAATAGCAGGAATCGTTGTATTCGTCGTCCTGTTCGTTTATGCAACTTTCATGGTACGTAAAGATTTAAAGAAGACTCGAGAAAAAGAAAATCCATCTCTTCGAATAAAGAAACGCAAATACTTTCTCAAAAGTCGGAAAGAGAGAAAACGTTTGGCAGATGAAAGAGGAAGGTTGGCTAAAATAGACATAGAAAAGACCACTGAGGTCACCACAGAACAACACTCAACTGATGAACTTAGTATTGATTTGTCAGAGAGAGCGAAGTTCATTATTGAGGAACCACATTATAGCCCTTGTGTAACCATAACTGTAACAAATGCAGATGGAACTAGCAAGGATTTTGAGGAACATGCTTTGTAG
- the LOC139493145 gene encoding uncharacterized protein has product MVNCSSYRGVFQLLIVLLIVKEFGSSSVPVPLGDDSTTKACVTKPFVLTWDKEDYPNPQTDIKGDFCGRGCKSSWICDPGHIISTKQADALDKEIESIRTTTPCTCLSCQDEGGYIISVALVPSITYIPGVQNEAVKNFTDYLRNVSWSYGDCGNDVVIFISRELKMVQISAGKMVNEMFGKECLLKIQTEAEVLMKQDKIVPGLNNLISRFRQMFKSKSCDIPTQDSQINTALIVILITVGVLFLICIFSVVLHRQGHCQRLNTYRINLPPITIRIRKPRKHHHHHHDHDHHGHHHEERRNSTSSHSGEELQPMYTVDDIREGLSQ; this is encoded by the exons ATGGTTAACTGCTCCTCATACAGAGGTGTTTTTCAGTTATTGATAGTTTTACTGATTGTCAAGGAATTTGGATCGTCCAGTGTGCCTGTACCTTTAGGTGATGATTCTACGACTAAAGCTTGTGTGACAAAACCATTCGTTTTAACATGGGACAAGGAAGATTATCCTAATCCTCAGACGGATATCAAAGGTGACTTTTGTGGAAGAGGATGTAAATCTTCATGGATATGTGATCCTGGACATATTATAAGCACTAAGCAAG CGGATGCCTTGGACAAGGAAATCGAATCTATACGTACAACAACACCGTGTACGTGTTTATCCTGTCAGGATGAAGGAGGGTATATCATTTCAGTAGCATTGGTACCCTCAATTACTTATATACCAGG tgtgCAAAATGAGGCAGTAAAGAATTTTACAGACTATCTCCGCAATGTTTCTTGGTCGTATGGTGATTGTGGCAATGATGTGGTAATATTTATTTCAAGAGAACTTAAGATG GTCCAAATATCAGCTGGTAAAATGGTAAATGAAATGTTTGGTAAGGAATGCTTGCTTAAAATTCAAACTGAAGCCGAAGTTTTGATGAAGCAAGACAAGATAGTACCAGGATTAAATAATTTGATTTCAAGATTCAG GCAAATGTTCAAATCTAAGTCATGTGACATACCAACCCAAGACAGCCAAATAAATACTGCTTTAATAGTCATACTGATTACTGTTGGAGTACTGTTCCTCATTTGTATTTTCTCAGTGGTTCTACATCGACAAGGACATTGTCAAAGGTTAAACACATATCGTATTAATCTTCCTCCAATCACAATTCGCATACGTAAACCTCGTAAGCATCACCACCACCATCACGACCACGACCATCACGGTCATCACCATGAAGAAAGGAGAAATAGTACGTCATCGCATTCTGGAGAAGAGTTACAACCGATGTACACTGTAGATGATATTAGGGAAGGATTATCTCAATAA
- the LOC139493143 gene encoding SWI/SNF-related matrix-associated actin-dependent regulator of chromatin subfamily A containing DEAD/H box 1A-like isoform X1 codes for MSGNPKLNTLLQYRFIKKPVNKIQSDNSDEGSENSQENQPSDPVDTCSSTPTLNGNSQTTVPETPEIPTSPSSPVFQQKSKLIKKNVIESDEEVESSGDWLSKDQGIMTNGNGCQSTKSASKRKQKLDVRNELNESSDDEELDGGQTDKVRQIKDMFPQASTKDAVAVLRIKLWNTEDAVDIFMSGRVQETLNPPMKKKRVIRFNSSDSEQSAPPRKKCRRVESSDSEDMDSQSTVSYSQTADSQATVEYNIDSQQTIPGSQDQKEQIKFLVEAYPEKSKKYLRKLLSKHNWSIEAATEKLEQVAKRSTDDYADALDDEDDNYDSDECVDSEDSIDEEDTGQRAVILAFFDDASLEQLSTMPGVSKRKAEIIEGLKPFKTWDKLVKSFTTTKGLSYDVIHGCNEIIRVRNVVIKLMEKCEKISKNMESIVSYLTNKQELEDSDNDDIQIKKQPGNLNPSYQLKPFQMVGLNWLRIMHTQHLNGILADEMGLGKTIQTIAFLAHLLEEGERGPHVIIVPSSTIDNWLRELHTWCPDLKPLIYYGSMDDRRSVRQSLLYDNYDNYNVIITTYNMATGNVEDRSLFKKLGFHYAIFDEGHMLKNMSSMRYQNLMKINAERRLLLTGTPLQNNLLELMSLLSFVMPEIFSGKTEHLKKIFSMITRAGDDKSKYSAERIAQAKRIMKPFLLRRLKSEVQKQLPKKSEELIRCEMTPEQKISYDQTVKTFAQRLKEEGNDMLKGGGASILMQLRKIANHPLLLRNHFSDDKLRKMSKIIAKEPSHIDRGALPQLIYEDLQVMHDFEIMNLIDHYRSYLGQFQLDQSVIGESGKFIKLKQLLHDQKEKGEKVLIFSQFTMLMDIMEKFLKQEKYKYLRLDGQTPVTERQDLIDKFSNDDSLFIFMLSTRAGGMGINLTAASTVILHDIDFNPYNDKQAEDRCHRVGQTREVSIIRLISKDTVEEAMLRCAQEKLKLEKDITTDEGSESGSSKDVASLLRQALADSSV; via the exons ATGAGTGGCAATCCTAAACTAAACACCTTGCTACAGTACAGATTTATTAAGAAACCTGTAAACAAGATCCAGTCAGACAACAGTGATGAGGGATCAGAAAACAGCCAAGAAAATCAACCTTCAGACCCTGTAGATACATGCAGTTCAACACCAACTCTAAACG gGAATTCCCAGACAACAGTACCAGAAACTCCAGAGATTCCCACTAGTCCCTCATCTCCAGTGTTTCAACAGAAAAGTAAACTGATCAAGAAAAATGTGATAGAATCTGATGAGGAGGTGGAGTCGTCCGGTGATTGGTTGTCCAAAGATCAAGGCATCATGACAAATGGCAATGGTTGTCAAAG TACAAAGTCAGCTTCCAAAAGAAAACAGAAGTTAGATGTTAGGAATGAACTTAATGAATCTTCTGATGATGAAGAACTTGATGGAGGACAAACAGACAAGGTCAGACAGATAAAAGATATGTTCCCACAAGCCAGTACTAAAGATGCTGTGGCTGTTCTCAGGATAAAGTTATGGAACACTGAAGATGCTGTTGATATATTTATGTCAGGAAGAGTTCAAG AAACATTAAATCCACCAATGAAGAAGAAACGAGTTATCAGATTTAACAGTAGTGACTCAGAACAGTCAGCTCCTCCAAGGAAAAAGTGCCGTCGTGTTGAGTCTAGCGATAGTGAAGACATGGACAGTCAATCGACTGTCTCATATTCTCAGACGGCAGACAGTCAAGCTACAGTGGAGTATAACATAGACAGTCAGCAAACAATACCAGGTTCTCAGGATCAAAAGGAGCAGATTAAATTCCTTGTGGAAGCTTATCCTGAAAAatctaaaaaa TACTTGAGAAAATTGTTATCGAAGCATAATTGGTCTATTGAGGCTGCAACAGAAAAACTTGAACAAGTAGCTAAAAGGTCTACGGATGATTATGCTG ATGCTTTAGATGATGAAGATGACAATTATGATAGTGATGAATGTGTAGACAGTGAAGACAGTATTGAT GAAGAAGACACTGGACAGAGAGCTGTCATTCTGGCATTCTTTGATGATGCTTCATTAGAACAACTTAGTACTATGCCTGGAGTATCCAAAAGGAAAGCAGAGATTATAGAAGGACTCAAACCATTTAAAACATGGGATAAACTG gttaaGAGTTTCACCACAACAAAAGGTTTATCCTATGATGTGATCCATGGTTGTAATGAGATTATCCGAGTCAGAAATGTTGTGATCAAACTAATGGAGAAATGTGAGAAAATATCTAAGAACATGGAGAGTATAGTCTCCTATTTGACAAATAAACAGGAGTTAGAAGATTCTGATAATGATGATATACAGATCAAAAAACAACCAGGCAATCTAAACCCAAG ctaTCAGTTGAAACCTTTCCAGATGGTTGGACTGAATTGGTTAAGAATAATGCATACCCAGCATCTAAATGGTATCCTAGCAGATGAAATG GGTTTGGGTAAGACTATTCAGACAATAGCATTCCTTGCACATTTGTTAGAGGAAGGAGAGAGGGGACCACATGTTATTATCGTACCATCATCTACAATAG aCAATTGGTTGAGAGAGTTACATACTTGGTGTCCAGATTTAAAGCCCTTGATTTATTATGGCTCTATGGATGACAGGAGATCTGTCAGACAGTCACTTCTATATGACAATTATGACAACTACAATGTAATAATCACTAC ATACAATATGGCTACTGGCAATGTTGAAGATCGATCTCTGTTTAAGAAGCTAGGCTTTCATTATGCTATATTTGATGAAGGTCACATGTTGAAAAATATGTCCTCCATGAGGTATCAAAATCTAATGAAAATCAAT gCTGAGAGAAGACTGTTGCTCACAGGAACACCATTACAGAATAATCTACTAGAACTAATGTCTCTGTTAAGTTTTGTTATGCCAGAAATATTCTCTGGGAAAACTGAACATCTTAAAAAGATATTTTCTATGATAACT AGAGCCGGTGATGATAAAAGCAAGTATAGTGCAGAGAGAATAGCTCAAGCTAAACGTATCATGAAACCATTTTTACTGAGACGTCTTAAATCAGAG GTCCAGAAACAGTTGCCTAAGAAATCAGAAGAATTGATCCGATGTGAAATGACTCCTGAACAAAAAATAAGCTATGACCAGACTGTGAAAACTTTTGCACAGAGACTCAAAGAAGAAGGGAATGACATGTTAAAAGGAGGCGGAGCGTCTATATTGATGCAGCTACGCAAAATAGCTAATCATCCTTTGTTACTACGGAATCATTTCAGTGACGATAAACTTAGaaaaatgtccaaaattattGCTAAG GAACCATCACATATTGACAGAGGAGCTTTGCCACAACTGATTTATGAAGATCTGCAAGTTATGcatgattttgaaattatgaatCTCATTGACCATTACAGG AGTTATTTAGGACAATTCCAGCTTGACCAATCAGTAATAGGAGAATCTGGgaaatttatcaaattaaaacaattattacaTGACCAAAAGGAAAAG GGAGAGAAAGTTCTTATATTTAGTCAGTTTACTATGTTAATGGACATTATGgagaaatttttaaaacaagagaaatataaatatttaagattgGATGGCCAGACACCTGTCACAGAAAG ACAAGACTTAATAGATAAATTCTCCAACGATGACAGTTTGTTTATCTTCATGCTGTCTACCCGAGCTGGAGGTATGGGGATTAATCTAACAGCTGCCAGTACAGTTATTCTGCATGATATAGACTTCAATCCATATAATGATAAACAAGCAGAGGACAGGTGTCATAGAGTTGGACAGACAAG
- the LOC139493143 gene encoding SWI/SNF-related matrix-associated actin-dependent regulator of chromatin subfamily A containing DEAD/H box 1A-like isoform X2, with product MSGNPKLNTLLQYRFIKKPVNKIQSDNSDEGSENSQENQPSDPVDTCSSTPTLNGNSQTTVPETPEIPTSPSSPVFQQKSKLIKKNVIESDEEVESSGDWLSKDQGIMTNGNGCQSTKSASKRKQKLDVRNELNESSDDEELDGGQTDKVRQIKDMFPQASTKDAVAVLRIKLWNTEDAVDIFMSGRVQETLNPPMKKKRVIRFNSSDSEQSAPPRKKCRRVESSDSEDMDSQSTVSYSQTADSQATVEYNIDSQQTIPGSQDQKEQIKFLVEAYPEKSKKYLRKLLSKHNWSIEAATEKLEQVAKRSTDDYADALDDEDDNYDSDECVDSEDSIDEEDTGQRAVILAFFDDASLEQLSTMPGVSKRKAEIIEGLKPFKTWDKLVKSFTTTKGLSYDVIHGCNEIIRVRNVVIKLMEKCEKISKNMESIVSYLTNKQELEDSDNDDIQIKKQPGNLNPSYQLKPFQMVGLNWLRIMHTQHLNGILADEMGLGKTIQTIAFLAHLLEEGERGPHVIIVPSSTIDNWLRELHTWCPDLKPLIYYGSMDDRRSVRQSLLYDNYDNYNVIITTYNMATGNVEDRSLFKKLGFHYAIFDEGHMLKNMSSMRYQNLMKINAERRLLLTGTPLQNNLLELMSLLSFVMPEIFSGKTEHLKKIFSMITRAGDDKSKYSAERIAQAKRIMKPFLLRRLKSEVQKQLPKKSEELIRCEMTPEQKISYDQTVKTFAQRLKEEGNDMLKGGGASILMQLRKIANHPLLLRNHFSDDKLRKMSKIIAKEPSHIDRGALPQLIYEDLQVMHDFEIMNLIDHYRSYLGQFQLDQSVIGESGKFIKLKQLLHDQKEKGEKVLIFSQFTMLMDIMEKFLKQEKYKYLRLDGQTPVTERQDLIDKFSNDDSLFIFMLSTRAGGMGINLTAASTVILHDIDFNPYNDKQAEDRCHRVGQTREVSIIRLISKDTVEEAMLRCAQEKLKLEKDITTDEGSESGSSKDVASLLRQALADSSV from the exons ATGAGTGGCAATCCTAAACTAAACACCTTGCTACAGTACAGATTTATTAAGAAACCTGTAAACAAGATCCAGTCAGACAACAGTGATGAGGGATCAGAAAACAGCCAAGAAAATCAACCTTCAGACCCTGTAGATACATGCAGTTCAACACCAACTCTAAACG gGAATTCCCAGACAACAGTACCAGAAACTCCAGAGATTCCCACTAGTCCCTCATCTCCAGTGTTTCAACAGAAAAGTAAACTGATCAAGAAAAATGTGATAGAATCTGATGAGGAGGTGGAGTCGTCCGGTGATTGGTTGTCCAAAGATCAAGGCATCATGACAAATGGCAATGGTTGTCAAAG TACAAAGTCAGCTTCCAAAAGAAAACAGAAGTTAGATGTTAGGAATGAACTTAATGAATCTTCTGATGATGAAGAACTTGATGGAGGACAAACAGACAAGGTCAGACAGATAAAAGATATGTTCCCACAAGCCAGTACTAAAGATGCTGTGGCTGTTCTCAGGATAAAGTTATGGAACACTGAAGATGCTGTTGATATATTTATGTCAGGAAGAGTTCAAG AAACATTAAATCCACCAATGAAGAAGAAACGAGTTATCAGATTTAACAGTAGTGACTCAGAACAGTCAGCTCCTCCAAGGAAAAAGTGCCGTCGTGTTGAGTCTAGCGATAGTGAAGACATGGACAGTCAATCGACTGTCTCATATTCTCAGACGGCAGACAGTCAAGCTACAGTGGAGTATAACATAGACAGTCAGCAAACAATACCAGGTTCTCAGGATCAAAAGGAGCAGATTAAATTCCTTGTGGAAGCTTATCCTGAAAAatctaaaaaa TACTTGAGAAAATTGTTATCGAAGCATAATTGGTCTATTGAGGCTGCAACAGAAAAACTTGAACAAGTAGCTAAAAGGTCTACGGATGATTATGCTG ATGCTTTAGATGATGAAGATGACAATTATGATAGTGATGAATGTGTAGACAGTGAAGACAGTATTGAT GAAGAAGACACTGGACAGAGAGCTGTCATTCTGGCATTCTTTGATGATGCTTCATTAGAACAACTTAGTACTATGCCTGGAGTATCCAAAAGGAAAGCAGAGATTATAGAAGGACTCAAACCATTTAAAACATGGGATAAACTG gttaaGAGTTTCACCACAACAAAAGGTTTATCCTATGATGTGATCCATGGTTGTAATGAGATTATCCGAGTCAGAAATGTTGTGATCAAACTAATGGAGAAATGTGAGAAAATATCTAAGAACATGGAGAGTATAGTCTCCTATTTGACAAATAAACAGGAGTTAGAAGATTCTGATAATGATGATATACAGATCAAAAAACAACCAGGCAATCTAAACCCAAG ctaTCAGTTGAAACCTTTCCAGATGGTTGGACTGAATTGGTTAAGAATAATGCATACCCAGCATCTAAATGGTATCCTAGCAGATGAAATG GGTTTGGGTAAGACTATTCAGACAATAGCATTCCTTGCACATTTGTTAGAGGAAGGAGAGAGGGGACCACATGTTATTATCGTACCATCATCTACAATAG aCAATTGGTTGAGAGAGTTACATACTTGGTGTCCAGATTTAAAGCCCTTGATTTATTATGGCTCTATGGATGACAGGAGATCTGTCAGACAGTCACTTCTATATGACAATTATGACAACTACAATGTAATAATCACTAC ATACAATATGGCTACTGGCAATGTTGAAGATCGATCTCTGTTTAAGAAGCTAGGCTTTCATTATGCTATATTTGATGAAGGTCACATGTTGAAAAATATGTCCTCCATGAGGTATCAAAATCTAATGAAAATCAAT gCTGAGAGAAGACTGTTGCTCACAGGAACACCATTACAGAATAATCTACTAGAACTAATGTCTCTGTTAAGTTTTGTTATGCCAGAAATATTCTCTGGGAAAACTGAACATCTTAAAAAGATATTTTCTATGATAACT AGAGCCGGTGATGATAAAAGCAAGTATAGTGCAGAGAGAATAGCTCAAGCTAAACGTATCATGAAACCATTTTTACTGAGACGTCTTAAATCAGAG GTCCAGAAACAGTTGCCTAAGAAATCAGAAGAATTGATCCGATGTGAAATGACTCCTGAACAAAAAATAAGCTATGACCAGACTGTGAAAACTTTTGCACAGAGACTCAAAGAAGAAGGGAATGACATGTTAAAAGGAGGCGGAGCGTCTATATTGATGCAGCTACGCAAAATAGCTAATCATCCTTTGTTACTACGGAATCATTTCAGTGACGATAAACTTAGaaaaatgtccaaaattattGCTAAG GAACCATCACATATTGACAGAGGAGCTTTGCCACAACTGATTTATGAAGATCTGCAAGTTATGcatgattttgaaattatgaatCTCATTGACCATTACAGG AGTTATTTAGGACAATTCCAGCTTGACCAATCAGTAATAGGAGAATCTGGgaaatttatcaaattaaaacaattattacaTGACCAAAAGGAAAAG GGAGAGAAAGTTCTTATATTTAGTCAGTTTACTATGTTAATGGACATTATGgagaaatttttaaaacaagagaaatataaatatttaagattgGATGGCCAGACACCTGTCACAGAAAG ACAAGACTTAATAGATAAATTCTCCAACGATGACAGTTTGTTTATCTTCATGCTGTCTACCCGAGCTGGAGGTATGGGGATTAATCTAACAGCTGCCAGTACAGTTATTCTGCATGATATAGACTTCAATCCATATAATGATAAACAAGCAGAGGACAG GTGTCATAGGGTTGGACAGACAAG